In a single window of the Nicotiana tomentosiformis chromosome 8, ASM39032v3, whole genome shotgun sequence genome:
- the LOC138897627 gene encoding uncharacterized protein: MARPVHHGALSSHGSYSGRLGQSYLSILPAQSLSRAPSVQGSSVPSSSDSYSGSRGPAQYLPPLSERVFYECGDLGHIKRHFPCLPRGPDQQRSQTTTSAPVTSPPTQLRVRLSQLGVALEREADRVVSNPDSMLFFPDQMSLLQTVITDLSGMLPDKDIDFGIDLLSGTQPISIPFYRMAPAELKELKEQIQKLLDKGFIRASMSVLFVKKKDRGACPTFEDCVAAVAKFRSTLEKLYAKFSKCELWLSSVASLGHVVSSEGIKGGRVIAYASRQLKPHEKNYHVHDLELAAIVHALYIWRHYLYGVSCKDTVQHSDAKDVTIGDDGVLRMLG; the protein is encoded by the exons atggctcgtccagttcaccatggtgcattatctagccatggttcatacagtggtCGTCTGGGTCAGTCATATCTCAGTATTCTTCCAGCCCAGAGTTtatctcgtgcaccatcagttcagggttcgtcTGTACCAAGTTCTTCGgatagttattctggttctcgaggtccggCTCAGTACCTGCCACCATTGTCCGAGAGGGTTTTTtatgagtgtggagatttgggtcacataaagagaCATTTCCCCTGCCTTCCGAGAGGTCCAgatcagcagaggagtcagactacaacttcagcaccagttacttcaccacccacccAGCTCAGGGTGAGGCTCAGTCAGCTAGGAGTCGCCCTAGAGAGAGAGGCCGATCGGGTGGTGTCCAACCCCGATTCTATGCTCTTCTTTCCAGACCAGATGTCTTTGCTTCagacagtgatcacag ACCTGTCTGGCATGCTGCCCGataaggatattgactttggtattgacttgttgtcgggcactcagcccatttctattcctttttatcgtatggcaccagctgagttaaaggaattgaaagaacaaattcagaaacttcttgataaggggtttattagggcTAGTATgtcggttctgtttgtgaagaagaaggata gaggagcatgcccaacatttgaggattgtgttgcagcggttgccAAGTTCAGATCCACATTGGAGAAGCtctatgccaagttctccaagtgtgagttatggcttagttcggtggcatccTTGGGGCAcgtagtgtccagtgaggggataaag ggaggtagagttattgcttatgcttcgcgtcagttgaagcctcatgagaagaactaccatgttcatgatttggagttggctgctaTCGTTCATGCATTgtatatttggaggcattatctctacggtgtgtcctgtaag gacacagtacaacacagtgatgccaaggatgttactataggggatgatggggtgttgagaatGCTGGGTTAg